The following proteins come from a genomic window of Ornithinimicrobium cryptoxanthini:
- a CDS encoding YciI family protein, with protein sequence MSLYAVRYRYSDDTGGRDEHRPAHREFLGGLAEEGVVVASGPLLDGGPEALILVEGESAESVRDLLSQDPFAQQGMLDSVEIREWDVVIGSVG encoded by the coding sequence ATGAGCCTGTATGCCGTGCGCTACCGCTACTCCGACGACACCGGTGGGCGGGATGAGCACCGCCCCGCCCACCGGGAGTTCCTCGGCGGACTGGCCGAGGAGGGCGTCGTCGTCGCGTCCGGTCCCCTGCTCGACGGAGGCCCCGAGGCGCTGATCCTCGTCGAGGGTGAGTCGGCCGAGTCCGTGCGCGACCTGCTGAGCCAGGACCCGTTTGCCCAGCAGGGCATGCTCGACTCGGTCGAGATCCGGGAGTGGGACGTCGTCATCGGCAGCGTCGGCTGA
- a CDS encoding VOC family protein yields the protein MICASPIRFTADLAAHRRYLDALGATRVTTAPGWEVFALGSGRLALHAASDQQPSGATVLAWEVPDLDAWAEQARPAGVPFEIGMTGHGTAAIVTAPDGTTFTVDPAAEAEQPAPADPALSVLPIWYTPSAEVEGARRVVTGLGGIQRVTADSDVWTDFVCPAGGLVAVHASDDGPDVELGFEFDGDVESLIPALEAAGVEAVLIDETYSRTLQIPDPDREGRMLWINEKQQDLYGYSSSQAPA from the coding sequence ATGATCTGCGCAAGCCCGATTCGCTTCACCGCCGACCTGGCGGCCCACCGACGCTATCTGGACGCCCTCGGCGCCACCCGGGTCACCACCGCCCCCGGCTGGGAGGTCTTTGCCCTCGGCTCCGGCCGCCTCGCCCTGCACGCCGCCAGCGACCAGCAGCCCTCGGGCGCCACGGTCCTGGCCTGGGAGGTGCCCGATCTGGACGCCTGGGCGGAGCAGGCCCGGCCTGCGGGCGTGCCCTTCGAGATCGGTATGACGGGGCACGGGACCGCGGCCATCGTCACCGCCCCCGACGGCACGACCTTCACGGTCGACCCGGCCGCTGAGGCCGAGCAGCCCGCACCGGCAGACCCGGCCCTCTCGGTGCTGCCCATCTGGTACACCCCCTCAGCCGAGGTGGAGGGCGCACGCCGGGTCGTCACCGGGCTGGGCGGCATACAGCGGGTCACTGCCGACAGCGACGTGTGGACTGACTTCGTCTGTCCCGCAGGCGGTCTGGTCGCCGTGCACGCCAGCGACGACGGTCCTGACGTGGAGCTGGGGTTCGAGTTCGACGGTGACGTCGAGTCGCTCATCCCCGCCCTCGAGGCCGCCGGGGTCGAGGCGGTGCTGATCGACGAGACCTACAGCAGGACCCTGCAGATCCCGGACCCGGACCGGGAGGGACGGATGCTGTGGATCAACGAGAAGCAGCAGGACCTCTACGGCTACAGCTCCAGCCAGGCGCCCGCCTGA
- a CDS encoding CopG family transcriptional regulator, whose protein sequence is MPDDKAQFNVYLPKDLIREIKHRGVDEGISMSALIERIVRDYLEEKS, encoded by the coding sequence ATGCCCGACGACAAAGCACAGTTCAACGTCTATCTGCCCAAGGACCTCATCCGCGAGATCAAGCACCGTGGGGTCGACGAGGGCATCAGCATGTCGGCCCTGATCGAAAGGATCGTCCGCGACTACCTGGAGGAGAAGTCATGA
- a CDS encoding trans-sulfuration enzyme family protein, with protein sequence MDREHDQLTPATLAVALGRPERAPGAPVVEPVTFTSTYLAGGPVNYARVGNPTWTALEDVIGGLESGDALTFASGLAAIDAVLSLVPMGGRVVAPAHSYNGTTGLLTEMAGEGRLEVSAVDISDTAAVLAQLDGADLLYIESPTNPMMEVADLPALVREARARGIVTAVDNTFATPLLQTPLADGVDIVVHSATKYLSGHSDVLLGALVTAPTDPGRELHARLLTRRSLHGAIPGPMEAWIVLRGIRTLSVRLERACASAAELVDRLSAHPAVTRVRYPGLGAMIAVEVHGGADGADRVCAATSLWTHSTSLGGVESQLERRRAQPLEVETVPESLIRLSVGIEDVEDLWCDLAQALDQA encoded by the coding sequence ATGGACCGAGAGCACGACCAGTTGACCCCTGCCACCTTGGCCGTCGCCCTCGGCCGGCCGGAGCGCGCTCCCGGTGCGCCGGTCGTGGAGCCCGTGACGTTCACGTCCACCTATCTCGCCGGCGGCCCGGTCAACTACGCGCGGGTCGGCAACCCGACGTGGACCGCCCTGGAGGACGTCATCGGCGGCCTCGAGAGTGGCGACGCCCTGACCTTCGCCTCGGGGCTGGCGGCGATCGACGCGGTGCTGAGCCTGGTCCCGATGGGCGGCCGCGTCGTCGCGCCGGCCCACTCCTACAACGGGACCACCGGGCTGCTGACCGAGATGGCGGGCGAGGGACGGTTGGAGGTCAGCGCCGTGGATATTTCCGACACGGCAGCGGTGCTCGCCCAGCTCGACGGCGCCGACCTGCTCTACATCGAGTCGCCGACCAACCCGATGATGGAGGTGGCCGACCTCCCGGCGCTGGTCAGGGAGGCCCGGGCGCGCGGCATCGTCACCGCCGTCGACAACACCTTCGCCACCCCGCTGCTGCAGACCCCGCTGGCCGACGGGGTCGACATCGTGGTGCACTCGGCGACCAAATATCTCTCCGGTCACTCCGACGTGCTGCTGGGGGCCCTGGTGACGGCGCCGACCGACCCTGGCCGTGAGCTGCACGCCCGGCTCCTGACCCGGCGCTCCCTGCACGGTGCGATCCCCGGCCCGATGGAGGCCTGGATCGTGCTGCGCGGGATCCGCACCCTGTCCGTCCGGCTGGAGCGTGCCTGCGCCAGCGCCGCCGAGCTAGTGGACCGGCTGAGCGCGCACCCGGCGGTCACTCGCGTGCGCTATCCCGGGCTCGGCGCGATGATCGCCGTGGAGGTGCACGGTGGGGCTGACGGTGCCGACCGCGTCTGCGCGGCCACCTCGCTGTGGACGCACTCGACGAGCCTGGGCGGGGTCGAGTCCCAGCTCGAGCGGCGGCGCGCGCAGCCCCTCGAGGTCGAGACCGTGCCTGAGTCCCTGATCAGGCTGTCCGTCGGCATCGAGGACGTCGAGGACCTCTGGTGCGACCTGGCGCAGGCGCTCGACCAGGCCTGA
- a CDS encoding iron chaperone, with protein MPTAADPAAEVTAYLASLPEPAHARVEQIRSAVHEATPGLGEKISYGVLTFTADGRTAMHTGGYAGHVSVYPVPGDPALVERCAPWVAGKGTLKFPHAGELPLDLVADCAVWFAGEARSKSARRSKG; from the coding sequence ATGCCAACCGCCGCTGACCCTGCCGCCGAGGTGACGGCATACCTCGCGTCGTTGCCCGAGCCCGCCCACGCCCGGGTGGAGCAGATCAGATCCGCGGTGCACGAGGCGACGCCCGGGTTGGGCGAGAAGATCTCGTATGGCGTGCTGACCTTCACCGCGGACGGGCGCACCGCGATGCACACGGGTGGGTATGCCGGGCACGTGAGCGTCTATCCCGTCCCGGGCGACCCTGCGCTGGTCGAGCGCTGCGCGCCCTGGGTGGCGGGGAAGGGGACCCTGAAGTTCCCGCACGCCGGGGAGCTGCCGCTTGACCTCGTCGCGGACTGCGCGGTCTGGTTTGCCGGCGAGGCCAGGAGCAAGTCCGCGCGCCGCAGCAAAGGGTAG
- a CDS encoding YihY/virulence factor BrkB family protein, producing MAKHDSSAEAYGAGSVEPRQMPLRGWLLILRRVVRRVADDNFSLYSAGVAFFAVLSIAPVLLTALSVYGAINTPAQALDQLSGLVELLPPALGELVADQLVSITEASTQLLTARGLLALGVALVTATTATTFLIDALTVAYREQETRGMLRRSGLALAFVLGGALVLGAVITGSTVVSGVLSEAPTWVRVPVLVGIWIGLAALVALGLSILYRFAPDRRGQARWRWISRGAIATTALWLAASAGLFFFVWNLGTYERTYGSLAGVAISMFWIWLTVLVLILGAALNAETERQTARDTTIGAERPPGQRGAVVADDIPPHPEDPN from the coding sequence ATGGCGAAACACGATTCGTCGGCAGAGGCGTATGGTGCCGGTTCGGTGGAGCCGCGCCAGATGCCGCTGCGAGGCTGGCTGCTGATCCTGCGCCGCGTGGTGCGCCGGGTGGCGGACGACAACTTCTCGCTGTACAGCGCTGGGGTGGCGTTCTTCGCCGTCCTGTCGATAGCGCCGGTGCTGCTCACCGCCCTTTCTGTCTATGGCGCCATCAACACTCCGGCTCAGGCGCTCGATCAGCTCTCCGGGCTGGTGGAACTCCTGCCGCCAGCACTCGGCGAGCTCGTCGCCGACCAGCTTGTGTCCATCACCGAAGCTTCGACCCAGCTGCTCACGGCCCGTGGCCTGCTTGCCCTGGGTGTCGCCCTGGTCACGGCCACGACTGCCACGACGTTCCTGATCGATGCTCTGACCGTGGCCTACCGCGAGCAGGAGACGCGTGGCATGCTGCGTCGCAGCGGACTGGCGCTGGCGTTCGTGCTCGGCGGCGCACTCGTCCTCGGGGCCGTGATCACTGGCAGCACCGTGGTTTCAGGGGTCCTGTCCGAGGCCCCGACCTGGGTGCGAGTGCCTGTGCTCGTCGGGATCTGGATCGGACTCGCTGCGCTGGTGGCGTTGGGGCTGTCGATCCTGTATCGCTTCGCACCGGACCGCCGCGGCCAGGCACGGTGGCGCTGGATCAGCAGAGGAGCCATCGCCACGACCGCCCTGTGGCTGGCGGCCTCGGCCGGGCTCTTCTTCTTCGTGTGGAATCTCGGGACCTACGAGCGCACCTACGGGTCCCTGGCAGGTGTGGCCATCAGCATGTTCTGGATCTGGCTCACGGTCCTTGTGCTCATCCTCGGTGCCGCACTCAACGCCGAGACCGAAAGGCAGACCGCCCGCGACACCACCATCGGGGCCGAACGCCCTCCGGGACAGCGCGGTGCCGTCGTTGCCGACGACATCCCCCCTCACCCGGAGGACCCGAACTGA
- a CDS encoding Pr6Pr family membrane protein produces MTSPPHQVDLAGSRLSPVRRTLARAWDWARLGVAALVIAAIVATVAEAASRTSINPFNLFGYFTIQSNILLAAVFTLLGALGVAGRAAPAWAETARAACVTYIVLVGLVYAVLLAPLGAAGGVPVPWANIVLHVVTPLFAVLDWVLAPERRAQPASTVGVILIYPVLWLVVVLIRGATDGWVPYPFLDPAHGYGQVALTVIGIACAVLVTGWGVVLSSRRLARRVDRTSS; encoded by the coding sequence ATGACGTCGCCACCGCACCAGGTGGACCTCGCCGGATCGAGGCTCTCACCGGTGAGACGAACCCTGGCGCGCGCATGGGACTGGGCTCGACTGGGTGTCGCGGCGTTGGTCATCGCCGCCATCGTTGCGACGGTGGCCGAGGCCGCGAGCCGGACATCGATCAATCCATTTAATCTGTTCGGCTACTTCACGATCCAGTCCAACATCTTGCTGGCTGCGGTGTTCACACTTCTAGGCGCTCTGGGGGTCGCCGGCCGGGCCGCACCTGCGTGGGCAGAGACGGCCCGTGCAGCGTGCGTCACCTATATCGTGCTCGTGGGGTTGGTCTACGCGGTGCTGCTCGCACCGCTGGGCGCTGCGGGAGGCGTCCCGGTTCCCTGGGCGAACATCGTTCTGCATGTGGTCACGCCGCTGTTCGCGGTCCTCGACTGGGTGCTCGCACCAGAGCGCAGGGCCCAGCCCGCCAGCACTGTCGGGGTCATTCTCATCTACCCGGTGCTGTGGCTGGTCGTCGTCCTGATCCGCGGCGCGACCGACGGATGGGTGCCGTACCCGTTTCTTGACCCTGCCCACGGGTACGGCCAGGTTGCTCTCACCGTCATCGGCATCGCGTGCGCCGTGCTCGTGACTGGCTGGGGCGTCGTCCTGTCATCCCGGCGTCTTGCACGCCGGGTCGATCGAACGAGTTCATGA
- a CDS encoding CGNR zinc finger domain-containing protein, with translation MIFAHDTEVSLASTVALINTAQEINTAAEPDGLTTRAELDEFVAEWGWTGSRTHDDAELRQVLRLRTRLHRIWLADEEAIVEEVNRLLRDCRALPQLVRHDEWDWHLHATRDEQPLAERMAVEAAMALVDVIRSDETERLAVCAAGDCENVLIDLSRNRSRRYCDAGCTNRMAAAAYRARRAAAGE, from the coding sequence ATGATCTTTGCTCATGACACCGAGGTGTCCCTCGCGTCCACGGTCGCCCTGATCAACACGGCCCAGGAGATCAACACGGCGGCCGAGCCGGACGGGCTGACCACGCGCGCCGAGCTCGACGAGTTCGTCGCGGAGTGGGGGTGGACCGGCAGCCGCACCCACGACGACGCCGAGCTGCGGCAGGTGCTGCGCCTGCGCACGCGGCTGCACCGGATCTGGCTGGCGGACGAGGAGGCAATCGTCGAGGAGGTCAACCGGTTGCTCCGGGACTGCCGCGCCCTGCCGCAACTGGTCCGGCACGACGAGTGGGACTGGCACCTGCACGCCACCCGTGACGAGCAGCCGCTGGCCGAGCGGATGGCGGTCGAGGCGGCGATGGCACTGGTCGATGTGATCCGTTCGGACGAGACCGAGCGACTGGCGGTCTGTGCCGCCGGGGACTGCGAGAACGTGCTGATCGACCTGTCCCGCAACAGGTCCCGGCGCTACTGCGACGCTGGCTGCACCAACCGGATGGCGGCGGCGGCCTATCGCGCACGCCGGGCGGCCGCGGGGGAGTAG
- a CDS encoding EamA family transporter has protein sequence MRNRMLIGLALAIVSAATFGTSGSVAKGLLDSGWSPLAAVTWRVGVATLVLLVPALLMLRGRWHLLRTGWVSMALFGLLAVAACQLTYFLAVERISVAVALLLEYLGIILVVGWLWLRHGQRPRPLTIMGAAVAVAGLAFVLDLFGAVQIDLLGVFWGLCAAVGLATYFIISADESTGLPPLVLATGGLAIGTAGLVAVGLAGILPMTTATGDVQLAGAALPWWTAILLLGVVAAAISYATGIAATRRLGSKLGSFVGLTEVMFSFVWAWVLLGQMPAAIQLLGGALILTGVVLVKLDERPDDLLPRGPQVVEDASPQPLEV, from the coding sequence GTGCGCAACCGCATGCTCATCGGCCTCGCCCTGGCCATCGTCTCGGCCGCCACCTTCGGCACGTCCGGATCCGTGGCCAAGGGCCTGCTGGACAGTGGCTGGTCCCCTCTCGCGGCGGTGACCTGGCGGGTCGGTGTGGCCACCTTGGTCCTCCTCGTCCCGGCGCTGCTGATGCTGCGCGGACGCTGGCACCTGCTGCGCACCGGGTGGGTGAGCATGGCCCTGTTCGGGCTGCTCGCGGTCGCCGCGTGCCAGCTGACCTACTTCCTTGCCGTGGAGCGCATCTCGGTCGCGGTGGCGCTGCTGCTCGAATACCTTGGCATCATCCTGGTCGTCGGCTGGCTGTGGCTGCGCCACGGCCAGCGCCCCCGCCCGCTGACCATCATGGGGGCCGCGGTCGCCGTGGCCGGACTGGCCTTCGTGCTGGACCTCTTCGGCGCCGTCCAGATCGACCTCCTGGGCGTCTTCTGGGGGCTGTGCGCAGCCGTCGGGTTGGCGACCTACTTCATCATCTCTGCCGATGAGAGCACCGGCCTGCCCCCGCTTGTCCTGGCCACCGGGGGCCTGGCCATCGGCACGGCCGGGCTCGTCGCCGTGGGGCTGGCCGGGATCCTGCCGATGACCACCGCGACCGGCGACGTGCAGCTGGCCGGCGCCGCACTGCCGTGGTGGACGGCCATTCTCCTGCTCGGCGTCGTCGCGGCGGCGATCTCCTATGCCACTGGCATCGCGGCCACCCGCCGCCTGGGCTCGAAGCTGGGCTCGTTCGTGGGCCTGACCGAGGTGATGTTCTCGTTCGTCTGGGCGTGGGTGCTGCTCGGCCAGATGCCGGCGGCGATCCAGCTGCTCGGCGGGGCGCTCATCCTCACCGGCGTCGTCCTGGTCAAGCTTGACGAGCGACCCGACGACCTGCTCCCCAGGGGCCCGCAGGTGGTCGAGGACGCCAGTCCGCAACCGCTGGAGGTCTGA